In a genomic window of Scomber japonicus isolate fScoJap1 chromosome 17, fScoJap1.pri, whole genome shotgun sequence:
- the saysd1 gene encoding SAYSvFN domain-containing protein 1: protein MEQKLAEFRARRQADHAAKKDQCAGLQSKTETETVTESAGQTETPADNQQTENIQTSTHSPQSEDRSDWLLDSALGRWLSSRQIVFSNITLLKVLLWLVLLGLFAELEFGLPFFVISLFYWLYEGLRSPAARKPGELSAYSVFNPDCQPLLGALTAEQLEGEMGYRPLANR, encoded by the exons ATGGAGCAAAAGCTGGCAGAATTCAGAGCACGACGACAGGCTGACCATGCTGCCAAAAAGGATCAGTGTGCTGGTCTGCAGTCCAAAACAGAGACGGAGACAGTGACAGAGTCAGCAGGTCAGACTGAGACACCAGCTGACAAccaacagacagaaaacatccAGACTTCAACTCACAGCCCTCAAAGCGAG GACCGAAGCGACTGGCTGCTGGACAGCGCTCTGGGGAGGTGGCTGTCTTCGAGACAAATTGTCTTCTCAAACATTACTCTGCTCAAAGTGCTGCTTTGGCTGGTTCTCCTAGGTCTGTTTGCAGAATTGGAGTTCGGCCTCCCCTTCTTCGTCATCTCCCTTTTCTACTGGCTCTATGAAGGACTCCGTAGCCCAGCGGCCCGTAAGCCTGGAGAACTGAGTGCTTATTCTGTCTTCAATCCAGACTGTCAGCCTCTGCTAGGCGCTCTCACTGCGGAGCAGCTGGAGGGCGAGATGGGTTACAGACCTCTGGCAAACAGATGA
- the LOC128377082 gene encoding serine/threonine-protein phosphatase PP1-beta catalytic subunit-like, whose translation MAESELNVDSLISRLLEVRGCRPGKVVQMTEAEVRGLCIKSREIFLSQPILLELEAPLKICGDIHGQYTDLLRLFEYGGFPPEANYLFLGDYVDRGKQSLETICLLLAYKIKYPENFFLLRGNHECASINRIYGFYDECKRRFNIKLWKTFTDCFNCLPIAAIIDEKIFCCHGGLSPDLQSMEQIRRIMRPTDVPDTGLLCDLLWSDPDKDVQGWGENDRGVSFTFGADVVSKFLNRHDLDLICRAHQVVEDGYEFFAKRQLVTLFSAPNYCGEFDNAGGMMSVDESLMCSFQILKPSEKKAKYQYGGVNSGRPITPPRTAQAPKKR comes from the exons ATGGCGGAAAGCGAGTTGAACGTTGACAGCCTCATCTCTCGATTACTGGAAG TGCGAGGATGTCGTCCGGGGAAGGTGGTACAGATGACGGAGGCTGAAGTGCGGGGGCTCTGCATCAAGTCCAGAGAGATTTTCCTCAGTCAGCCCATCCTGTTAGAACTGGAGGCTCCACTCAAAATCTGTG GTGATATCCACGGACAGTACACAGACTTGCTGAGGTTATTCGAGTATGGAGGCTTCCCTCCAGAGGCCAACTACCTGTTCCTGGGCGACTACGTGGACAGAGGGAAACAGTCACTGGAGACCATCTGCCTGCTGCTTGCCTACAAGATCAAATACCCAGAAAACTTCTTCTTACTCAGGGGGAACCACGAGTGTGCCTCCATTAACAGGATTTACGGCTTCTATGATGAGT GCAAGCGCAGGTTCAACATAAAGctctggaagaccttcacagacTGTTTTAACTGTTTGCCAATTGCTGCGATTATTGATGAGAAGATCTTCTGCTGCCATGGAG GGCTCTCACCTGATCTGCAGTCCATGGAACAAATTCGACGCATTATGAGACCCACTGACGTCCCAGATACAG GTTTGTTGTGCGACCTGCTGTGGTCAGACCCAGACAAAGATGTCCAGGGCTGGGGGGAGAACGATCGAGGAGTTTCCTTCACCTTCGGCGCCGATGTTGTCAGCAAGTTCCTCAACCGCCACGACCTGGATCTCATCTGTCGAGCACATCAG GTTGTTGAAGACGGCTACGAGTTCTTTGCCAAACGACAGCTGGTGACACTGTTCTCTGCCCCCAACTACTGCGGGGAGTTTGACAACGCAGGTGGCATGATGAGTGTGGACGAGTCTCTCATGTGCTCCTTTCAG ATCCTAAAGCCGTCAGAGAAAAAAGCAAAGTACCAGTACGGAGGGGTGAATTCAGGACGCCCCATCACCCCGCCCCGCACCGCTCAGGCACCGAAAAAAAGGTGA
- the bpnt1 gene encoding 3'(2'),5'-bisphosphate nucleotidase 1, with protein sequence MSGNPAVVMRLVASAYTVAEKAGAIVRKVLHSGELGIVEKTGANDLQTLADRLAQQSICASLSKRFPKITIIGEEELPAEEVTEDLIENGQAEEILQKSCPAEYSGLKEEELVVWVDPLDGTKEYTEGLLDNVTVLIGVAYGGKPIAGIINQPFYNYQLGAGASLGRTIWGMPGLGAFGFQLQEVPGDRRIVTTTRSHSNKVVTDCVAAMEPHEVVKVGGAGNKVIQLVEGRATAYVFASPGCKKWDTCAAEAILHAVGGKLTDMRGNPYHYDANVKHMNSAGVLATLRNHEYYVSRVPQSVLQALKSD encoded by the exons ATGTCTGGGAATCCTGCTGTGGTTATGCGCCTGGTGGCGTCTGCCTACACTGTGGCTGAAAAAGCTGGAGCTATTGTGAGGAAGGTCCTTCACAGTGGAGAACTTGGCATTGTGGAAAAG ACTGGCGCTAATGATCTGCAGACACTGGCAGACAGACTAGCACAGCAGAGCATTTGTGCTTCACTGTCCAAACGCTTCCCTAAAATCACCATCATTGGTGAAGAG GAGCTTCCAGCTGAGGAGGTGACTGAAGATCTCATTGAAAATGGCCAGGCAGAGGAAATCCTTCAGAAGAGCTGTCCAGCAGAGTATAGTGGgctgaaagaggaggag CTAGTTGTGTGGGTGGATCCTCTCGATGGCACAAAGGAGTATACTGAAG GGCTCCTGGATAACGTGACAGTGCTTATCGGTGTTGCATACGGAGGCAAACCCATCGCAGGCATCATCAACCAGCCTTTCTACAACTACCAG CTTGGAGCAGGGGCATCGTTAGGAAGAACCATATGGGGAATGCCGGGATTGGGAGCCTTTGGATTTCAGCTGCAGGAAGTTCCAGGTGACAGACGCATCGTCACCACCACCCGTTCCCATAGCAACAAGGTGGTAACAGACTGCGTAGCTGCCATGGAACCACATGAAGTTGTAAAAGTGGGTGGTGCAGGGAACAAG GTAATCCAGCTTGTTGAGGGCAGAGCTACTGCTTATGTCTTCGCCAGTCCAGGATGCAAGAAGTGGGACACTTGTGCTGCTGAAGCAATTCTACATGCTGTCGGAG gTAAACTGACTGACATGCGTGGAAATCCATACCACTACGACGCTAATGTAAAGCACATGAACTCTGCCGGGGTTCTTGCTACACTACGCAACCACGAGTACTACGTCAGCAGAGTACCACAGTCAGTACTGCAAGCCCTAAAGTCAGATTGA